A genomic stretch from Neodiprion fabricii isolate iyNeoFabr1 chromosome 3, iyNeoFabr1.1, whole genome shotgun sequence includes:
- the LOC124178012 gene encoding oxysterol-binding protein 1 isoform X3, which yields MGDIKAQHGAQDMKGWLFKWTNYLKGYQRRWFVLSNGLLSYYRNQAEMAHTCRGTISLHGALIHTVDPCTFVVSNGGTQTFHIKAATEIERQQWVTALELAKAKAIQAMESEEDEEDYQDNDNQKAEHASIVKDLTDRLEDLQTCNDLITKRGTALQRALNELETLDVSSNVSPKIKTVNERAALFRFASSTMINKCSDYLNLAQQQGHKWQKLLQHEREQKLRLEEMVEQLARQHSHLEQAAQHALPPASGPSGHRSSHAPVHASPSEDEEDNAEFYDAQESDTFTLNIPGVASGHSTSRDRDRTDSQGSDDGSSSEGDPANPSPGPDSAANNSFHILTDPSVSASKSSDTNSTSELATTAWNSNNGTEAAASTGMTVSKRQRRTRVPVKPNYPLNLWSIMKNCIGKELSKIPMPVNFSEPLSMLQRLTEDYEYAEILDRAAECEDSCEQMAYVAAFTVSSYSTTASRTGKPFNPLLGETYECDRTDDLGWRAISEQVSHHPPMVAQYCEGRKWRCWQEFTMASKFRGKYLQVIPLGTAHLEFIGTSQHYTWRKVTTTVHNIIVGKLWVDQSGDMDIVNHHDGTKCHLKYIPYSYFSRDSQRKVKGVVMDANNVVRWVVQGTWDTKIEVAPVISSSGTPDNPVYKTGPYSLAWKRRMPPEDCEKYYSFTELACQLNEPEDGVAPTDSRLRPDQRLMENGLWDEANAHKLRLEDKQRAVRRSREADAEKAAAEGLPYEGYEPIWFKKQRDQFTDSLCHIYTGEYWECKNKGDWTRCPNIF from the exons ATGGGTGACATAAAAGCGCAGCATGGTGCGCAAGATATGAAGGGCTGGCTGTTTAAGTGGACTAATTACCTGAAAGGTTACCAAAGAAGATGGTTCGTGCTGTCAAATGGCCTTCTGTCATACtacag GAACCAGGCAGAAATGGCGCATACGTGTCGGGGTACCATATCATTGCACGGGGCCTTAATCCATACTGTCGATCCGTGCACCTTTGTTGTGAGCAATGGAGGGACACAGACATTTCATATAAAAGCAGCTACAGAGATTGAACGCCAGCAATGGGTCACTGCGTTGGAATTAGCAAAAGCCAAAGCTATTCAAGCAATGGAGTCAG AAGAAGATGAGGAAGATTATCAAGACAATGACAATCAAAAAGCTGAGCATGCCTCCATCGTTAAAGATCTAACTGACCGCTTGGAAGACTTACAGACTTGTAATGATCTAATAACTAAACGGGGTACTGCCTTGCAGCGGGCTTTGAATGAGCTTGAAACTCTGGATGTTTCGTCTAATGTTTCTCCCAAGATAAAAACAGTTAATGAGCGTGCAGCTCTTTTCCGATTTGCTTCAAGCACGATGATTAAT AAATGTTCCGACTATCTCAATCTTGCCCAACAACAAGGACACAAGTGGCAAAAGTTGTTGCAACATGAACGCGAACAAAAATTACGGTTAGAAGAAATGGTAGAGCAGCTTGCAAGGCAACATTCTCATTTGGAACAAGCGGCTCAGCATGCTTTACCTCCAGCTTCAGGACCTAGTGGACATAGATCTTCTC ACGCCCCAGTGCATGCCTCTCCGTCGGAGGACGAAGAAGATAACGCTGAGTTCTACGATGCCCAGGAATCAGATACATTTACCTTAAACATTCCTGGAGTAGCAAGTGGACACTCCACATCGAGGGATCGCGATCGTACGGATTCCCAAGGTAGTGATGATGGTTCAAGCTCTGAGGGTGATCCAGCTAATCCATCTCCCGGTCCTGACTCAGCTGCTAATAACTCGTTCCATATTCTGACTGATCCATCTGTTTCGGCATCTAAATCGAGTGATACAAACTCCACAAGCGAACTGGCTACT ACGGCTTGGAATTCTAACAATGGCACCGAAGCAGCAGCTAGCACCGGGATGACAGTCTCAAAAAGACAACGTCGAACTAGGGTACCTGTTAAACCTAACTATCCACTAAATCTCTGGAGCATAATGAAGAATTGCATCGGAAAAGAACTTTCAAAGATCCCAATGCCTGTAAATTTTTCCGAACCACTCAGTATGTTACAACGCCTTACAGAGGATTATGAATATGCAGAAATACTCGATAG AGCTGCAGAATGTGAAGATAGTTGCGAACAAATGGCATATGTCGCAGCATTTACGGTTTCGAGTTACTCAACAACAGCTTCTCGAACGGGGAAACCGTTTAACCCTTTGCTAGGTGAGACATATGAATGCGATCGTACTGATGATCTTGGATGGCGAGCTATTTCCGAGCAGGTATCCCATCATCCACCAATGGTAGCACAGTACTGTGAAGGGCGAAAGTGGCGTTGTTGGCAGGAGTTCACAATGGCTTCGAAATTTCGTGGAAAATATCTACAG GTTATTCCCTTGGGTACGGCTCATTTAGAGTTCATTGGAACCTCACAGCACTACACATGGAGGAAAGTAACGACCACTGTGCATAATATTATAGTTGGAAAATTGTGGGTTGACCAAAGTGGGGACATGGATATTGTTAACCATCATGACGGTACGAAATGCCATCTGAAGTACATACCATATTCGTACTTTTCGCGCGATAGCCAACGCAAAGTAAAAGGGGTTGTAATGGATGCGAACAACGTTGTTAGATGGGTTGTGCAAGGAACTTGGGATACTAAAATAGAAGTTGCTCCCGTTATAAGTTCTTCCGGCACCCCTGATAATCCTGTTTATAAAACTGGTCCTTACAGTCTTGCTTGGAAACGACGTATGCCGCC TGAGGACTGTGAGAAATACTACTCATTTACGGAACTGGCTTGTCAGCTGAACGAACCAGAAGATGGTGTTGCACCCACTGATTCACGGCTACGTCCCGATCAACGATTAATGGAGAATGGACTCTGGGATGAGGCGAACGCTCATAAGTTACGGCTAGAGGATAAACAACGAGCAGTTCGACGAAGCCGTGAGGCAGATGCCGAAAAAGCTGCGGCAGAAG GTCTACCATATGAGGGGTACGAGCCCATTTGGTTCAAGAAGCAGAGAGATCAATTTACAGACAGCTTATGTCACATTTATACCGGGGAATACTGGGAATGTAAAAACAAGGGCGACTGGACACGGTGCCCCAACATATTTTAG
- the LOC124178012 gene encoding oxysterol-binding protein 1 isoform X4, with protein MVAGHQGDVAEPTGGPKISMRRRRRGGRASENQAEMAHTCRGTISLHGALIHTVDPCTFVVSNGGTQTFHIKAATEIERQQWVTALELAKAKAIQAMESEEDEEDYQDNDNQKAEHASIVKDLTDRLEDLQTCNDLITKRGTALQRALNELETLDVSSNVSPKIKTVNERAALFRFASSTMINKCSDYLNLAQQQGHKWQKLLQHEREQKLRLEEMVEQLARQHSHLEQAAQHALPPASGPSGHRSSHAPVHASPSEDEEDNAEFYDAQESDTFTLNIPGVASGHSTSRDRDRTDSQGSDDGSSSEGDPANPSPGPDSAANNSFHILTDPSVSASKSSDTNSTSELATTAWNSNNGTEAAASTGMTVSKRQRRTRVPVKPNYPLNLWSIMKNCIGKELSKIPMPVNFSEPLSMLQRLTEDYEYAEILDRAAECEDSCEQMAYVAAFTVSSYSTTASRTGKPFNPLLGETYECDRTDDLGWRAISEQVSHHPPMVAQYCEGRKWRCWQEFTMASKFRGKYLQVIPLGTAHLEFIGTSQHYTWRKVTTTVHNIIVGKLWVDQSGDMDIVNHHDGTKCHLKYIPYSYFSRDSQRKVKGVVMDANNVVRWVVQGTWDTKIEVAPVISSSGTPDNPVYKTGPYSLAWKRRMPPEDCEKYYSFTELACQLNEPEDGVAPTDSRLRPDQRLMENGLWDEANAHKLRLEDKQRAVRRSREADAEKAAAEGLPYEGYEPIWFKKQRDQFTDSLCHIYTGEYWECKNKGDWTRCPNIF; from the exons atggtcgCTGGTCATCAGGGTGATGT GGCTGAACCAACGGGGGGGCCAAAGATATCGATGCGACGCAGGCGGAGAGGTGGCAGAGCCTCCGA GAACCAGGCAGAAATGGCGCATACGTGTCGGGGTACCATATCATTGCACGGGGCCTTAATCCATACTGTCGATCCGTGCACCTTTGTTGTGAGCAATGGAGGGACACAGACATTTCATATAAAAGCAGCTACAGAGATTGAACGCCAGCAATGGGTCACTGCGTTGGAATTAGCAAAAGCCAAAGCTATTCAAGCAATGGAGTCAG AAGAAGATGAGGAAGATTATCAAGACAATGACAATCAAAAAGCTGAGCATGCCTCCATCGTTAAAGATCTAACTGACCGCTTGGAAGACTTACAGACTTGTAATGATCTAATAACTAAACGGGGTACTGCCTTGCAGCGGGCTTTGAATGAGCTTGAAACTCTGGATGTTTCGTCTAATGTTTCTCCCAAGATAAAAACAGTTAATGAGCGTGCAGCTCTTTTCCGATTTGCTTCAAGCACGATGATTAAT AAATGTTCCGACTATCTCAATCTTGCCCAACAACAAGGACACAAGTGGCAAAAGTTGTTGCAACATGAACGCGAACAAAAATTACGGTTAGAAGAAATGGTAGAGCAGCTTGCAAGGCAACATTCTCATTTGGAACAAGCGGCTCAGCATGCTTTACCTCCAGCTTCAGGACCTAGTGGACATAGATCTTCTC ACGCCCCAGTGCATGCCTCTCCGTCGGAGGACGAAGAAGATAACGCTGAGTTCTACGATGCCCAGGAATCAGATACATTTACCTTAAACATTCCTGGAGTAGCAAGTGGACACTCCACATCGAGGGATCGCGATCGTACGGATTCCCAAGGTAGTGATGATGGTTCAAGCTCTGAGGGTGATCCAGCTAATCCATCTCCCGGTCCTGACTCAGCTGCTAATAACTCGTTCCATATTCTGACTGATCCATCTGTTTCGGCATCTAAATCGAGTGATACAAACTCCACAAGCGAACTGGCTACT ACGGCTTGGAATTCTAACAATGGCACCGAAGCAGCAGCTAGCACCGGGATGACAGTCTCAAAAAGACAACGTCGAACTAGGGTACCTGTTAAACCTAACTATCCACTAAATCTCTGGAGCATAATGAAGAATTGCATCGGAAAAGAACTTTCAAAGATCCCAATGCCTGTAAATTTTTCCGAACCACTCAGTATGTTACAACGCCTTACAGAGGATTATGAATATGCAGAAATACTCGATAG AGCTGCAGAATGTGAAGATAGTTGCGAACAAATGGCATATGTCGCAGCATTTACGGTTTCGAGTTACTCAACAACAGCTTCTCGAACGGGGAAACCGTTTAACCCTTTGCTAGGTGAGACATATGAATGCGATCGTACTGATGATCTTGGATGGCGAGCTATTTCCGAGCAGGTATCCCATCATCCACCAATGGTAGCACAGTACTGTGAAGGGCGAAAGTGGCGTTGTTGGCAGGAGTTCACAATGGCTTCGAAATTTCGTGGAAAATATCTACAG GTTATTCCCTTGGGTACGGCTCATTTAGAGTTCATTGGAACCTCACAGCACTACACATGGAGGAAAGTAACGACCACTGTGCATAATATTATAGTTGGAAAATTGTGGGTTGACCAAAGTGGGGACATGGATATTGTTAACCATCATGACGGTACGAAATGCCATCTGAAGTACATACCATATTCGTACTTTTCGCGCGATAGCCAACGCAAAGTAAAAGGGGTTGTAATGGATGCGAACAACGTTGTTAGATGGGTTGTGCAAGGAACTTGGGATACTAAAATAGAAGTTGCTCCCGTTATAAGTTCTTCCGGCACCCCTGATAATCCTGTTTATAAAACTGGTCCTTACAGTCTTGCTTGGAAACGACGTATGCCGCC TGAGGACTGTGAGAAATACTACTCATTTACGGAACTGGCTTGTCAGCTGAACGAACCAGAAGATGGTGTTGCACCCACTGATTCACGGCTACGTCCCGATCAACGATTAATGGAGAATGGACTCTGGGATGAGGCGAACGCTCATAAGTTACGGCTAGAGGATAAACAACGAGCAGTTCGACGAAGCCGTGAGGCAGATGCCGAAAAAGCTGCGGCAGAAG GTCTACCATATGAGGGGTACGAGCCCATTTGGTTCAAGAAGCAGAGAGATCAATTTACAGACAGCTTATGTCACATTTATACCGGGGAATACTGGGAATGTAAAAACAAGGGCGACTGGACACGGTGCCCCAACATATTTTAG
- the LOC124178012 gene encoding oxysterol-binding protein 1 isoform X5, producing the protein MECEEFRPSVNVKASRQSGDSYNRNQAEMAHTCRGTISLHGALIHTVDPCTFVVSNGGTQTFHIKAATEIERQQWVTALELAKAKAIQAMESEEDEEDYQDNDNQKAEHASIVKDLTDRLEDLQTCNDLITKRGTALQRALNELETLDVSSNVSPKIKTVNERAALFRFASSTMINKCSDYLNLAQQQGHKWQKLLQHEREQKLRLEEMVEQLARQHSHLEQAAQHALPPASGPSGHRSSHAPVHASPSEDEEDNAEFYDAQESDTFTLNIPGVASGHSTSRDRDRTDSQGSDDGSSSEGDPANPSPGPDSAANNSFHILTDPSVSASKSSDTNSTSELATTAWNSNNGTEAAASTGMTVSKRQRRTRVPVKPNYPLNLWSIMKNCIGKELSKIPMPVNFSEPLSMLQRLTEDYEYAEILDRAAECEDSCEQMAYVAAFTVSSYSTTASRTGKPFNPLLGETYECDRTDDLGWRAISEQVSHHPPMVAQYCEGRKWRCWQEFTMASKFRGKYLQVIPLGTAHLEFIGTSQHYTWRKVTTTVHNIIVGKLWVDQSGDMDIVNHHDGTKCHLKYIPYSYFSRDSQRKVKGVVMDANNVVRWVVQGTWDTKIEVAPVISSSGTPDNPVYKTGPYSLAWKRRMPPEDCEKYYSFTELACQLNEPEDGVAPTDSRLRPDQRLMENGLWDEANAHKLRLEDKQRAVRRSREADAEKAAAEGLPYEGYEPIWFKKQRDQFTDSLCHIYTGEYWECKNKGDWTRCPNIF; encoded by the exons ATGGAGTGTGAAGAATTCCGCCCCTCCGTCAATGTAAAGGCTAGTCGTCAATCAGGAGATTCATACAACAG GAACCAGGCAGAAATGGCGCATACGTGTCGGGGTACCATATCATTGCACGGGGCCTTAATCCATACTGTCGATCCGTGCACCTTTGTTGTGAGCAATGGAGGGACACAGACATTTCATATAAAAGCAGCTACAGAGATTGAACGCCAGCAATGGGTCACTGCGTTGGAATTAGCAAAAGCCAAAGCTATTCAAGCAATGGAGTCAG AAGAAGATGAGGAAGATTATCAAGACAATGACAATCAAAAAGCTGAGCATGCCTCCATCGTTAAAGATCTAACTGACCGCTTGGAAGACTTACAGACTTGTAATGATCTAATAACTAAACGGGGTACTGCCTTGCAGCGGGCTTTGAATGAGCTTGAAACTCTGGATGTTTCGTCTAATGTTTCTCCCAAGATAAAAACAGTTAATGAGCGTGCAGCTCTTTTCCGATTTGCTTCAAGCACGATGATTAAT AAATGTTCCGACTATCTCAATCTTGCCCAACAACAAGGACACAAGTGGCAAAAGTTGTTGCAACATGAACGCGAACAAAAATTACGGTTAGAAGAAATGGTAGAGCAGCTTGCAAGGCAACATTCTCATTTGGAACAAGCGGCTCAGCATGCTTTACCTCCAGCTTCAGGACCTAGTGGACATAGATCTTCTC ACGCCCCAGTGCATGCCTCTCCGTCGGAGGACGAAGAAGATAACGCTGAGTTCTACGATGCCCAGGAATCAGATACATTTACCTTAAACATTCCTGGAGTAGCAAGTGGACACTCCACATCGAGGGATCGCGATCGTACGGATTCCCAAGGTAGTGATGATGGTTCAAGCTCTGAGGGTGATCCAGCTAATCCATCTCCCGGTCCTGACTCAGCTGCTAATAACTCGTTCCATATTCTGACTGATCCATCTGTTTCGGCATCTAAATCGAGTGATACAAACTCCACAAGCGAACTGGCTACT ACGGCTTGGAATTCTAACAATGGCACCGAAGCAGCAGCTAGCACCGGGATGACAGTCTCAAAAAGACAACGTCGAACTAGGGTACCTGTTAAACCTAACTATCCACTAAATCTCTGGAGCATAATGAAGAATTGCATCGGAAAAGAACTTTCAAAGATCCCAATGCCTGTAAATTTTTCCGAACCACTCAGTATGTTACAACGCCTTACAGAGGATTATGAATATGCAGAAATACTCGATAG AGCTGCAGAATGTGAAGATAGTTGCGAACAAATGGCATATGTCGCAGCATTTACGGTTTCGAGTTACTCAACAACAGCTTCTCGAACGGGGAAACCGTTTAACCCTTTGCTAGGTGAGACATATGAATGCGATCGTACTGATGATCTTGGATGGCGAGCTATTTCCGAGCAGGTATCCCATCATCCACCAATGGTAGCACAGTACTGTGAAGGGCGAAAGTGGCGTTGTTGGCAGGAGTTCACAATGGCTTCGAAATTTCGTGGAAAATATCTACAG GTTATTCCCTTGGGTACGGCTCATTTAGAGTTCATTGGAACCTCACAGCACTACACATGGAGGAAAGTAACGACCACTGTGCATAATATTATAGTTGGAAAATTGTGGGTTGACCAAAGTGGGGACATGGATATTGTTAACCATCATGACGGTACGAAATGCCATCTGAAGTACATACCATATTCGTACTTTTCGCGCGATAGCCAACGCAAAGTAAAAGGGGTTGTAATGGATGCGAACAACGTTGTTAGATGGGTTGTGCAAGGAACTTGGGATACTAAAATAGAAGTTGCTCCCGTTATAAGTTCTTCCGGCACCCCTGATAATCCTGTTTATAAAACTGGTCCTTACAGTCTTGCTTGGAAACGACGTATGCCGCC TGAGGACTGTGAGAAATACTACTCATTTACGGAACTGGCTTGTCAGCTGAACGAACCAGAAGATGGTGTTGCACCCACTGATTCACGGCTACGTCCCGATCAACGATTAATGGAGAATGGACTCTGGGATGAGGCGAACGCTCATAAGTTACGGCTAGAGGATAAACAACGAGCAGTTCGACGAAGCCGTGAGGCAGATGCCGAAAAAGCTGCGGCAGAAG GTCTACCATATGAGGGGTACGAGCCCATTTGGTTCAAGAAGCAGAGAGATCAATTTACAGACAGCTTATGTCACATTTATACCGGGGAATACTGGGAATGTAAAAACAAGGGCGACTGGACACGGTGCCCCAACATATTTTAG
- the LOC124178012 gene encoding oxysterol-binding protein 1 isoform X6 → MVAGHQGDVNQAEMAHTCRGTISLHGALIHTVDPCTFVVSNGGTQTFHIKAATEIERQQWVTALELAKAKAIQAMESEEDEEDYQDNDNQKAEHASIVKDLTDRLEDLQTCNDLITKRGTALQRALNELETLDVSSNVSPKIKTVNERAALFRFASSTMINKCSDYLNLAQQQGHKWQKLLQHEREQKLRLEEMVEQLARQHSHLEQAAQHALPPASGPSGHRSSHAPVHASPSEDEEDNAEFYDAQESDTFTLNIPGVASGHSTSRDRDRTDSQGSDDGSSSEGDPANPSPGPDSAANNSFHILTDPSVSASKSSDTNSTSELATTAWNSNNGTEAAASTGMTVSKRQRRTRVPVKPNYPLNLWSIMKNCIGKELSKIPMPVNFSEPLSMLQRLTEDYEYAEILDRAAECEDSCEQMAYVAAFTVSSYSTTASRTGKPFNPLLGETYECDRTDDLGWRAISEQVSHHPPMVAQYCEGRKWRCWQEFTMASKFRGKYLQVIPLGTAHLEFIGTSQHYTWRKVTTTVHNIIVGKLWVDQSGDMDIVNHHDGTKCHLKYIPYSYFSRDSQRKVKGVVMDANNVVRWVVQGTWDTKIEVAPVISSSGTPDNPVYKTGPYSLAWKRRMPPEDCEKYYSFTELACQLNEPEDGVAPTDSRLRPDQRLMENGLWDEANAHKLRLEDKQRAVRRSREADAEKAAAEGLPYEGYEPIWFKKQRDQFTDSLCHIYTGEYWECKNKGDWTRCPNIF, encoded by the exons atggtcgCTGGTCATCAGGGTGATGT GAACCAGGCAGAAATGGCGCATACGTGTCGGGGTACCATATCATTGCACGGGGCCTTAATCCATACTGTCGATCCGTGCACCTTTGTTGTGAGCAATGGAGGGACACAGACATTTCATATAAAAGCAGCTACAGAGATTGAACGCCAGCAATGGGTCACTGCGTTGGAATTAGCAAAAGCCAAAGCTATTCAAGCAATGGAGTCAG AAGAAGATGAGGAAGATTATCAAGACAATGACAATCAAAAAGCTGAGCATGCCTCCATCGTTAAAGATCTAACTGACCGCTTGGAAGACTTACAGACTTGTAATGATCTAATAACTAAACGGGGTACTGCCTTGCAGCGGGCTTTGAATGAGCTTGAAACTCTGGATGTTTCGTCTAATGTTTCTCCCAAGATAAAAACAGTTAATGAGCGTGCAGCTCTTTTCCGATTTGCTTCAAGCACGATGATTAAT AAATGTTCCGACTATCTCAATCTTGCCCAACAACAAGGACACAAGTGGCAAAAGTTGTTGCAACATGAACGCGAACAAAAATTACGGTTAGAAGAAATGGTAGAGCAGCTTGCAAGGCAACATTCTCATTTGGAACAAGCGGCTCAGCATGCTTTACCTCCAGCTTCAGGACCTAGTGGACATAGATCTTCTC ACGCCCCAGTGCATGCCTCTCCGTCGGAGGACGAAGAAGATAACGCTGAGTTCTACGATGCCCAGGAATCAGATACATTTACCTTAAACATTCCTGGAGTAGCAAGTGGACACTCCACATCGAGGGATCGCGATCGTACGGATTCCCAAGGTAGTGATGATGGTTCAAGCTCTGAGGGTGATCCAGCTAATCCATCTCCCGGTCCTGACTCAGCTGCTAATAACTCGTTCCATATTCTGACTGATCCATCTGTTTCGGCATCTAAATCGAGTGATACAAACTCCACAAGCGAACTGGCTACT ACGGCTTGGAATTCTAACAATGGCACCGAAGCAGCAGCTAGCACCGGGATGACAGTCTCAAAAAGACAACGTCGAACTAGGGTACCTGTTAAACCTAACTATCCACTAAATCTCTGGAGCATAATGAAGAATTGCATCGGAAAAGAACTTTCAAAGATCCCAATGCCTGTAAATTTTTCCGAACCACTCAGTATGTTACAACGCCTTACAGAGGATTATGAATATGCAGAAATACTCGATAG AGCTGCAGAATGTGAAGATAGTTGCGAACAAATGGCATATGTCGCAGCATTTACGGTTTCGAGTTACTCAACAACAGCTTCTCGAACGGGGAAACCGTTTAACCCTTTGCTAGGTGAGACATATGAATGCGATCGTACTGATGATCTTGGATGGCGAGCTATTTCCGAGCAGGTATCCCATCATCCACCAATGGTAGCACAGTACTGTGAAGGGCGAAAGTGGCGTTGTTGGCAGGAGTTCACAATGGCTTCGAAATTTCGTGGAAAATATCTACAG GTTATTCCCTTGGGTACGGCTCATTTAGAGTTCATTGGAACCTCACAGCACTACACATGGAGGAAAGTAACGACCACTGTGCATAATATTATAGTTGGAAAATTGTGGGTTGACCAAAGTGGGGACATGGATATTGTTAACCATCATGACGGTACGAAATGCCATCTGAAGTACATACCATATTCGTACTTTTCGCGCGATAGCCAACGCAAAGTAAAAGGGGTTGTAATGGATGCGAACAACGTTGTTAGATGGGTTGTGCAAGGAACTTGGGATACTAAAATAGAAGTTGCTCCCGTTATAAGTTCTTCCGGCACCCCTGATAATCCTGTTTATAAAACTGGTCCTTACAGTCTTGCTTGGAAACGACGTATGCCGCC TGAGGACTGTGAGAAATACTACTCATTTACGGAACTGGCTTGTCAGCTGAACGAACCAGAAGATGGTGTTGCACCCACTGATTCACGGCTACGTCCCGATCAACGATTAATGGAGAATGGACTCTGGGATGAGGCGAACGCTCATAAGTTACGGCTAGAGGATAAACAACGAGCAGTTCGACGAAGCCGTGAGGCAGATGCCGAAAAAGCTGCGGCAGAAG GTCTACCATATGAGGGGTACGAGCCCATTTGGTTCAAGAAGCAGAGAGATCAATTTACAGACAGCTTATGTCACATTTATACCGGGGAATACTGGGAATGTAAAAACAAGGGCGACTGGACACGGTGCCCCAACATATTTTAG